One Bombina bombina isolate aBomBom1 chromosome 5, aBomBom1.pri, whole genome shotgun sequence DNA segment encodes these proteins:
- the LOC128659834 gene encoding gastrula zinc finger protein XlCGF26.1-like, with translation MNSYVLDKHVNSSYPSFTIENIRMIPQTPKILDTNDYSQTWGISQKILKDSELAGAGQQSLCTESNLVIKQEENIYELSSEIIIPDDKSHTFTEFSKHIKEGKSPQSNQRIHTKEKPFKSTECEKIFRWKSYLLEHNKPHTYTECGKCFIQSNHLETHKKIHTGVKPFTCTKCGKSFTEKRNLKTHEKIHTGEKPFSCTECGKCFKEKRHLKTHEMIHTGEKPFSCTECGKCFTEKRYLKTHKMIHTGEKPFSCTECGKCFTEKRNLKTHEMIHTGEKPFTCTECGKSFIQNSELKTHERIHTGVKPFTCTVCGKSFIQKSELKKHEMSHTGEKPFACTECGKSFTRITSLKNHEKIHTGEKLFTCTECGKYFPEKSNLKRHERIHTGEKPFTCTECGKRFTQKCDLKKHEMSHTGEKPFTCTECGTSFTQITSLKTHERIHIGEKLFTCTECEKYFPKKSNLKRHERSHTGEKPFTCTECGKRFTQKCDLKKHEMSHTGEKPFTCTECGKGFTLMNNLKTHVRIHKGRNLSHV, from the exons atgaactcatatgtgttag acaaacacgtgaatagttcatatccatccttcactataGAAAACATCAGAATGATACCACAAACCCCAAAaatcttagacaccaatgactattcacaaacatggGGGATATCACAAAAGATATTAAAAGACAGTGAATTGGCAGGagctgggcagcaatcattatgtacagagagtaatttagtaatCAAACAAGAGGAAAACATTTATGagttatctagtgaaattattatcccagaTGATAaatcacacacatttactgagttttcaaaacatattaaagaagggaaaagtccaCAGTCTAACCAaaggattcatacaaaggagaaacctttcaaatctacagaatgtgagaaaatctTTAGATGGAAGTCTTATCTACTAGAACACAACAAACCACACACATatactgagtgcggcaaatgttttataCAAAGTAATCATCTggaaactcataaaaagattcacacaggagtaaagcctttcacatgtacaaagtgtggaaaaagttttacagaaaaaaggaatctgaaaactcatgaaaagattcacacaggagaaaagcctttctcatgtacagagtgtggaaaatgttttaaagaGAAACGTCATCTGAAAACTCacgaaatgattcacacaggagaaaagcctttctcatgtacagagtgtggaaaatgttttacagaaaaacgttatctgaaaactcataaaatgattcacacaggagaaaagcctttctcatgtacagagtgtggaaaatgttttacagaaaaacgtaatctgaaaactcatgaaatgattcacacaggagaaaagcctttcacatgtacagagtgtggaaaaagttttatacaaaacagtgaactgaaaactcatgaaaggattcacacaggagtaaagcctttcacatgtacagtgtgtggaaaaagttttatacaaaagagtgaactgaaaaagcatgaaatgagtcacacaggagaaaagcctttcgcatgtacagagtgtggaaaaagttttacacgaataacaagtctgaaaaatcatgaaaagattcacacaggagaaaagctgttcacgtgtacagagtgtggaaaatattttccagaaaagagtaatctgaaaaggcatgaaaggattcacacaggagaaaagcctttcacatgtacagagtgtggaaaaaggtttACACAAAAGTGTGATCTAAAAAAgcatgaaatgagtcacacaggagaaaagccgttcacatgtacagagtgtggaacaagttttacacaaataacaagtctgaaaactcatgaaaggattcacataggagaaaagctgttcacatgtacagagtgtgaaaaatattttccaaaaaagagtaatctgaaaaggcatgaaaggagtcacacaggggaaaagcctttcacatgtacagagtgtggaaaaaggtttACACAAAagtgtgatctgaaaaagcatgaaatgagtcacacaggagaaaagccgttcacatgtacagagtgtggaaaaggttttacacttatgaataatctgaaaactcatgtaaggattcacaagggaagaaacctttcacatgtttag